From the Anopheles merus strain MAF chromosome 2L, AmerM5.1, whole genome shotgun sequence genome, the window GTGACAGTGCGGACTATTACGAGCGGACGCCGGGCCGAGGCGGACCGCACGACGAGTGTTTGGACGGTAAGGCACACAGCGGGAAATAGTTCGAGAAtaaattgtggatttttttggaattgaatattttgtaATGCATTGTTTCTTGGGGTTACGTGCTTGGTACACCAGTCGGACAGGTTTGTAACGAGGACGGTATGGAGTTTACGCTGCGCACGCCGGAAGGCTTTGTCGGGCGGATCTACGCGTACGGGTTCTACGATCGATGCTTCTTCCGCGGTAACGGTGGCACAGTGAATGTGCTGCGCATTAGTGGACCTCAAGGATATCCCGAGTGTGGAACGCAACGGGTAGGATGATGTTCTTGTGTTATTGATCTTGAGCTTGAACTAGTTGGGACGTGGTTTTTATCGTTTCCCGTTTTCTTTGCAGTACGGTGACACGATGACTAATATCATAGTGGTACAGTTCTCGGACAATGTGCAGACGGGACGCGACAAGCGCTTCAATCTGACGTGTATGTTCCGTGGTCCTGGGGAGGCAGTCGTTACCTCGGGCTACATTGGCGCTGGGTAAGTAATCATCTTCCACCCAGCAGGTGTCTAAACTGTTACAAAACTCTTGCATGCGTATGTACCTGCATGTTACTGTCATCTTCTTGCATGAACCTCAAAGTAACTAGCAGCTAGACTAGCTACTAACACCGAATCTGTGTACCGAAACATAAAGACCCTTTGCTCCCATCATGTTGTGGTGCGTGTTGCGGAAGGTGATAGGTCGCAAAAAGTGATGCAACACTGATCCACACCCCAACCACCCCACGAACATGATGCGCCGAGACAAAGAACGACCATTGCAATGCTTCTCAAGCGTAGCTTTCAATCGATTGACAGATCCGGTAGTCCGATCCCGATCGAGTACCTGCCGGCAGAGAACTCGATGAGCAACAAGGTGCGGCTGATGATACTGTACCAGGGCCGGCCGACGACCACGATCGCCGTCGGCGATCCGCTCACGTTCCGGCTCGAGTCCCAGGACGGCTACAGTCACGCAACGGACATCTTCGCCACGAACGTGGTTGCGCGCGATCCGTACTCGGGCCGCAGCGTACAGCTGATCGATAATTATGGGTAAGTGGGTTGATTCTTTTTGCCGATTGCCGTGAGTTGAcattgtgatttttttctactGTTCCTTAGCTGCCCAGTTGATAGTTTGGTGTTCCCCGAGCTGGGACGATCACGCGACAATGATGCACTGGAGGCACGGTTTAACGCGTTCAAGATACCGGAATCGAACTTCCTCGTGTTTGAGGCTACCGTGCGTACGTGCCGTGGAGGATGTCAGCCGGTAAGTGCCTAATACTAAAGTTCTAGTGGTTGgagtctcatggtacagtcgtcaactcgtacgacttaataacatgcccgtcatgggttcaagccccaaatagaccgtgccgccatatgtaggactgactatcctgctatggggggaatcaataagtcactgaaagccaaccccacaagtgtgttggcaggccttgaccggcatcggttgttgagccaaagaagaagaagaagaagtggttGGAGTAGCCATTCAGTAGTGTGAGTTAAGTCAGATTGAAGGGATTGCAAACATTTAAGTAATATTTACGTCCCAGCAAAatttttttatcacatttCATTCCTCCAATTGAAGTTCCAATGTCCAAGGTCCAATGCTAAGATTTAACTCActcattcaattcaatatgTGAGAAACAGTATCAAGAACACTGAGCGATTATGGTTTCCTTCATACTTCCCTTCATCTAGGCATACTGTCCAGGACCAAGTGGCCGTTCGGAACCTTCGTTTGGTCGTCGGAAACGATCGCTCGAAAATGGGACGGAAACGATCGGTACAGCCGAGCCGCTGGTAGCCGCCAGCCCGGACCCAgcggacgacgaggacgacgaagTGTCGATCGTGAACGGTACGATGGTGAACGAAAACGCAACCAGCGCCAAGACACGGGACGCCAGCGGTGACACGATAACGGCCGAAGCGGACACAGCCAGCCCGACCGAAATGCCCGAGCAAGTGCGCGAAATGATTGAGGTATTTCCGGGGCAGGGCAACAACGCTACGCACAAGTTTGACGGTTCAAGCAATAATTCAAAGTCTCGCTACTTCCGTCCGCTGCAGGTGTTCCAGTCGCGGGAAGAGATGCAACAGGACACGGTCGCCCGCAAGATGGTCGCACCGATCGAGTCGGTCTGTTTGACGCACGCCGAATACTACGGGCTGATCAGTGCGGTCATACTGCTGATCATACTGCTGATCAGCATCACGTTTGCGGCTGGCATTGTGTACCGTAGCTACTGGAAGGTGTTCATCAAGAACCGGACGCTCGACCGTAGCTCACCGGTCAATTCGTTCAGTCCTTCTGCGCTCCACAACGCGGGAGGAAGTCAGTTTGAAGCGTCCGGACGGGCGCATTCGACGGCAAGCcgaggaggaggtggagcTGGTACACCGCACGTGCGTACGCCGGGTGTGTCACTGTTTGGCAGTGGGCTGCAGAAAACCTTCGCTACCGGGTAGGTGATCGTGAGGTGATCGTGTTTATTGGAATGATCGTATCATTTGAATCATGTTTTCCTTTCCACACAGCAACCTGTCGCGTATGTGTCAGATCCCGGTAATGAACCCACTGTCCCGAGCCGGTGCACCCAAAAGCGAATTTGATGACCCGAGTGAACCGATCTACACCGATCCGTCACTGTTTGAACGATCAAGGTAAGCATTCGCCAGGGCAAATTCTTTAAATCCTCACAATGATCTCAATCGATCTCTATCTTTCATATTCCAACATCTTTTCCTTTCAATCCCTTCTGATATcttcctatctctctctttctttctttttggcacCATCTTGCATTTGCAGAATATAACACGTTTGAAACCTCCTAAAACCCCATTTCAGATCACTGCGCAGCATAGCCGTCGACCAGACGGAAGATGCCAACAATGTCTGAACGATGTGTGAAGATGTGCTGTAACAATGGAACAGCGGAAAcgaattggaaagaaaaagaaaaggacaaCAAGCCCCATAGAGTTAAACGATTTCTTTAATTAACGCACCCAAAACGAGAGCTAAGTGCGCATTAGATATTCATTAGAGCGTTAGGAGTCTTCGATCATGCTGCTGATCACGCTGGTAGGGGTTAAACTGAACCGATGCGCATATTTATTTGATAGGACAATCGAACAGACACGAACTACACGCGTTGGACCACATACCCAATACACCCAAGTGAGATGGACGTTGGATCCTCTTCAATAGAATGCCTCCCGTTCCCTTCTCACCACCTGCCGGCTCATAGATAGGGTATAGCCAGCATAAGGTTAGCAATTAGGCCGAGTGATCACTTTCAAGGTTGTTGGAGGAGTGCGCTAGAATTAGCATacaattaaacacaaacaaacacaaacacaaacacacagctaaACCAAACTAAAGCTCATAACGTTAAGTACTGTGATTGAAGTGTAACGTACCGATTCGATCGCGATGATCGGACCAGGGAGTTGTTTCAAATTGCAGACACACGCTAACAGAGAATAGTGGAAGAGTAGAGAGATGGAAGAAGTTAGGCATATgaaatacatacatacatatacatatacttTTATAATCATAATAACTACTTTTACTACTCGTACTGGAGGGATACCGTATACCGTGGACACATTCTCTCAGCCGCCAGCCGCCGGGCAGCTTGCCCGCTTTGTATGATAGGGGGAACAGAGAGAATCGCGAGCTGTACACCGTTTTGCTGTTCTATATTTATTTGACTTTgagcaaaacgaaaaaggatacaactcttttttttctgtactgTTTCGCATACTTACTGTCGCCCGCTTTTTACTTTCTCTATCGTAGTCTTAAGTGAACGAGTAAGCGGGACCATCCCACAAACGTGGAGTGGGTTCTTTCCGATCCCGGGGAGCTAATTAATCCCACCCCAGGGAGTTACATACTTTAGCACCGTGTCTCTGTAACCGCTAGGCTTTTTATgaagaaaatttaataaataagcaaatcaTAACTTTGAACTTGATGgcgtttttattttggtttcaatttttgtttgaacAGAATGAATCAAGAATGCATAAAAATCGATTCTCCAAAAGGTGAAAGATATCACGATCAACGAGCTGAAAGAACGTGCAGTCGCAGTGTGTACGTGCAGGCAGAGCGTTCTTCGCCGGCTGTGTGCTGGAAAAGCGTGACAATTTTCCAACCTACTCCCCTTCTTCATGACACACGACATAACATGTGGCCAAAAGTGtgagacaaacaaaaaacaaaaatgatgtGATCAAGTCACAACATACGCCCCGAGCGCGGGTGGGCTATGCCTTTTCGGAAAAGTGCAACCACAACCGACAACCAGTCACGGTCGGACGTTCGCTTCTTGTGgagccgtttttttgtgttgattGAAATTGTTCACTTGTTGCTGTGATTATACAATTAGCTGCAATGTTCGGGGTGAGAAGTGTTTGTTTGCTCGGGCTGTTAGTTGGGTGTGCAAAAATGGTTGGAGCAACGACGATCGTGCCTCCGATCAACGAAACTGGAGTGTGTGAGGAGGTAAAGATGTTAATAGAATGTAAAAATTGGTTTAGAACATAATATCTTTTTCTTACTCCCACAGACGATCTGCTCAAAGTTGGAGTATTACGATAAGCTGAAGCAAAAGTGTCGTGACTTTCCCGGTGGAGGGTTTCTTGTTATTATGGATCATGTGAGTTGAGACAGCACTTTACAGCTTAATTTGATCCTTCAAATGTTATTTCCTTACATTCTCTTCCGAATTAAAGTCCACTAAATGTGCCAACGGAGACAGCGGATTGCACACTTTTAGTCGGCGAGACTTTTACTACGTATGCCACCCGGATGGGGTAATGATCGGTCTCTGTCCGGACAATACGGTAAGTTCAGTTGCAAAAGGATGCCTATTGAATCGACCGAACGCTACCAATAAGCTAAATACTTGCAGGTTTTCAGTGACACAGAGAAACGCTGCATTGGGGAGACGCTGAATCAACCGAACACGATCAAGGTGCACGATGAGTTACAGAACTGTAACATCATCGTGCCGGATTGTAGCGGTGTGGGTAAGAGCAGAACCGTTCATCACgcattttgaagcaaatctGTATTAAATTGGTGACTTTTTTCAGGACTTTTCCCCATACCTTCCAACTGTTCGTTCTACTTCAAATGTCAAGAGTACAACTACAACTTCCACCAGTACGTCTATCAATGCCCACCGGGGACGTTTTTCCATCCGGATCTACAAAAGTGTTCCTCCACCAATAAGTGCTATGAAGCTCAGGTAAACAGGGGTACTTTATATTAAAATCCCATAAAATACGCCTAAAACTCTGATCTTTTGATGCCAGGAGGAGATTCTGCACAACTTCAGCAAAGAGTATTTCCCCGAGTGTCTCATTTATGGCCAGTTCCGTACGGCGAAGGATTGCACGCTGTACTATCGCTGTGTTCCGAACATTGATGGTTCCTTCTACCAGATTCGCTACGAGTAAGTGGCTGTGCTGGGGTAGAATGAATGGGGAGTTTCTTATTAAAACTTATCCTCAATCCCTCCAGATGCCCCTATAAGATGAGCTACAACATTGAGAAGGAACTTTGTGTCCCCGAACATCTGCAGTGCTGCGAGTACATTCCTCACGAAAGAATAATAGAGCAGTATAAGGTGCAGCATAGCATTGATTCCACTACACTGGTCCCCCAACCGACGACTGTGATCAGTGCAATCAACACGAAGATCACTTCCAGCATTCCAATGTACTACGACACGACACAACCGCTCCCGCTGGACGATGCTCTGTCGCTGGTTCGTGAGACAAGTGCAAGCTATGCCACCACGACCACACAAGTAGTATCAGATGAGGACGCAGTGATCATGAATGTGACTCCCGACTATGATGATTATGTGTATGAATTGGATGACAATGATACTTCACAATCGCCTTATGCTTCAGAAGAACCAGCAGAGCAGATTTATTCTACTCCTGCTAATAGTGGAGAGGCTCTAACTACCATTGAAGAGTATTCTTATGAGTCGAGTACAGAACCGGGATCATATACTTCTGATAGTGATACTGTCCAAATGTCATCAGACAAACCACGATCAACGTCACATCCCGGTTACGATTTCTTGGAATGGGACGATGATGCTTGGGACATTCCCAATCGGGTTAGAGCTACTCAAACTCCACCAACGACGACTCTATATGATGAAGAAATAATCAACTACGATGGAACTCAATCAAATGATGATGCGTACAGTACTGAAGGTATCACTGACTCTCCTGACCATTACCCTGCTAGTGAACCGTACGTGAATCCGGCTTCATTAGCCCCATACGATGGATTGGAGAGTGAAATGCTTTCTTACAGCACTGGAGTGAATCAACAAGAGGAAAGCTCCTATATGACGACTTCTCCTGAGCTTGAGGAAATTGTGAGCGAATATTACACCAATCAAAGCGCAAGCACAGCAGAGCAAACACACGATTCACAAACAGAAGCAACAGATAGGTATACAGAAGAAGCAATATCTCCAATGAATACTGAGCCGGCTATAGAAATAAACTGCACCAATGATAAGGATGGAGAAATTGTGTGCAATGGCCAGAAGCTAAGCGTAAACGGATACCTGGAGCTGCTGGGATATGCTTTCCAGCTTACAAAGTGGCAAGACTTGTCGGATGAGCCAACAACAGCGCTGAAACCGAATTTAAAGTTTCATCTAACGTTGGAGTATCCTTGTAATTACATATTTAAGGCGCAAGCGATTGACTATCGAACGTCCTATAGCTATGAGTTAACATCGACTGCAGTGGCAGAACAAACAACGGAAGAAATGAGAAcattaaataatgaataatgaTAGAATACTATGCATACATTAAATACCTGACTTATTTATGCTCGATTTaagtaaattaaattcaaaaagtACAACCGATCTGTaacggaaataaaataaaacgcattGTCATTTGAAAAAAACCGAACTTCTCTTCAACTGTGGTCtaaagaaaatttgcacacgCAATTTTTTGTCAAGCAAATCTTCGCTCCATTGCAGCATGCGCTGTCAATTGCCCCGTTTCcagaattgttttgttttgccaaagcAAACGGTTCGCTTTCCTGGATTTTTTACCCGAAATGGAGCAAAAATTAAAGCTGTAAGTTGGTCAAATATCTTTGTAAAGATGCTGCGAGACTTTcgattttatatgtttgttCTTTGTAGGTTAGTTTGCGGAGACGTACGGGGAAAGCTGAAATCGTTTTTCGCGCGCATTGAAAACGTAAATAAAAAGAGCGGCCCGTTCGATTTGGTGCTGTGTGTTGGTGACTTTTTCGGCACCAACCCTGAGGTGGAGGTGTTGCAGGAGTACAAAAGGAATATTAAAACAGGTAGGCAACATTGTAAACATCACAAAGCTATCGTTTGTTGTTTACCATTGTTATTCATTGCAGTTGCAGCGCCGGTTTACATACTTGGCCCGACCCGCAAGGAGCTTGCTCAGTATTATGCCGACACCCAGGATGGTGATATCTGTACAAATCTAAGTTATCTAGGTAAGCGTGGCGTATACACCACTTCCGGTGGGCTTAAAATCGCGTACCTCAGTGGAAATGCACAGGAAACCGGCAGCAATGAGTGGACGTACAGCAAAGCCGACGCCATCGCGGTCCGTGACTCGTGTTTGGCGAGCAAGGCCAACATGGGAGATTTCAGGGGCATCGATATACTGCTCACATCACAGTGGCCTTTCGGTATGCAGGAGAAGGTGAAGGAAAGCTGCAAACTGGTGTCCTGGCTGGCAAATGCCGTCAAACCGAGGTACCATTTCTGTGGCATGAATGATGAGTTTTACGAATCTCCACCATACCGGTAAGTGGAAGGAaggttaattttaaaaatacttggaacaagtttttgattttgttttccattttagCAACCTTCCGGACAAAAACACTCAAATGGAGCTGGCAACACGGTTTGTCGGGCTGGCGTCTTTCGGCAATCcggaaaagaagaagcacaTCTACGCCCTGAGCATAACGCCGGTCGAGAAGATGCGCGTGCTGGAGCTGATACAGAAAACGACGGATGAAATTCCATCCCCCTACCAAAACCTGTCCCTGCTGACGGAAAGCGGCACTACAAATACGGAGGAAAAGCGCGACGATCAGTACTTCTACGATATGAGCACGCCGGACGACAATCGACGGAACAAACGGCGCAGCAACGATCCGAATCAGCACCAGCAGAACAATCAGAAGCGTGGCCGACCGACGTTCGATCAGGAAACGTGTTGGTTCTGCCTGTCGGCGGGCAGCATCGAGAAGCATTTGATCATATCGGTCGGTGACCATTTCTATCTCGCCCTGGCGAAAGGCCCGATAACCGAAACGCACATCCTGATACTGTCCATCACGCACATCCAGTGCGCTGCGTTGCTCTCGGAGCCGCAGTGGGCCGAGCTGGTACGGTTCAAGCAAGCGTTGGTGCAGTTTTACGCCGATCGGGACCAGAAAGTGTTCTTTTACGAGCGCAACTTCAAGACGGGCCATCTGCAGATCAACGCCATCGGCATCGACGACAACGTGGCGTGGAAGATACAGCACGTGCTGGAGGACAAGGGCGAGGAGTACAGTGTGCAGCTGGAGAAGGTACCGAAGCTGACGGCGCCGAGCGATCTGCCGGAAAGGGGACCGTACTTTGTGGCGGAACTGCCGGACGATACGGTGATGCTGACGCGCCAGATGAAAGGCTTCCCGCTGCACTTTGGGCGGGAAATTATCTGCGCGGACAATTTGCTCAACTGCGAGGAGAAGGCGGACTGGCGGCAGTGTAACTGCAccaaggaggaggaggacgagatGGTGAAAAACTTTCGGGAGAGCTTCAAACCGTACGATTTTACTGTTTGAAAGGGAGCAGTAGAGTGAAAGTTTATAGTTATTCCGTTGCAATTGAAATTTCTACTTCCAGTAATGTACATAATTGTACAGACATGTACAATTATAATAAAACAAGAATTTTGACGAATACTGGAAGGAAATGCTTCAAAAATGAATGAACGAATTGAACTGCAAGCATGGCTTCCGCGATGCTTGCCTGATCTCACCTGGTTTATGCTGGGCGAGCATCAACCCCCATTTGTCAGGGGtgggaaaaaaagagagagagaaagagataaataTCCTCGTTTATCCGTGCCGGTTCGACTATCCGGACAACACGTCCAAACGCACTTTTCTCCCTTCCCTTGTGCTGTGGGTTATTCGTTGCCAAGATTTTACGCAGCTCCGTCGTGTCGCTGTCGTACACGCACCGGAGCAATTGATCGGAAAGGTAATACACATAGCAGAGAGAGATagacaaaaaaagcaacaaaaaaggttcGTCATCTCTAGCAGGGAGTTCGAACGGGTGTGTGAGACAGCAGCGGCGGGGGCGGGAGGGAAATTCACGCGTGCGtactgtggtggtggtgcacaaCGGTGTGTGCACGGTTCGGCACGGTTCCAAAACGGTTCAGTTGGTCGCTGCCGTCGAGCATTTTCCCAGTGCAAAATCGGTACGAGGGTTTCGTCGCGCTGACGcgtttttgtgctgctgctggtgctgctaccTCGAAGGTGTCAAACGCATATTggtgtgtagtgtgtgtgtatgagtgtggaAAGGGGGTGAATTAAAAACACGGCGTGACAGCTTTTGCaccaggtgtgtgtgtgctgtgcagGTGTGAATTTTAACTACCCGAACCGTCTCCTCCTCCCCCCACAAATCGTGCCTTTTTCGAGCTATCACAGCACACCGAGAAAAAGATACACACTGCCCCGGTGTgcctgtgtacgtgtgtgtgacATGTGTGGAAAGAAGGGTGTGCAGAGAAGAAGGGTGAATGTTGTGCGTGAAACAGGGGTGACTGcatacacaccacaccacacggtGTGCAGGAAAGGAAACGAAAGAAGGAGGCACTATTGAGGGAGAAAATGTGAAAAGGtgtgaagaaagaaaaacgaaaagaaaaaagaaacacaaattgtATCGAAATCGTGCGTGTTATCCTGTCTGTGTGcgtcttctctttctctctctgttctAATGCGTGACTCATCGTCGTGGTTGCAGCAAATtgggcgcgcgcgtgtgtgtgtcagtgttgTTTCGGGgtggctttttttctcttctaatCCTCCCACCCCTTATTGTTGTGATGTTTTTGCGTGTGTTGCAGCACTGCTCATTCCGAAACCATTTCCGGTTTCTTCCTCACAAAGCCCACTCGACAGGGCTTTGATGGCGACTCCTTTTTTGCCTCCGCAGTCGAGATGTTTCGATGCAAAACCGCTCGGATCGAGGCAACCATTGAACCTTTTCCCCAGGTAAAAGGTGAATTCACACCTTGCCAACATTGTCGCAAGAGTGCTCACCGTTTGCTCAAAAGGAACTAAAAGCGGTTtaagttttttctttctttctttttgccaTTCAATTGCATGCTGAACAAGTGAAAGCAGCATCCTCATCCCGTGTGCCACCTTCCTGTGAGCAGTTCCCGTTAGAATCAACCCCAACCGTATAGGGGGGAAGGCATGCTTTGATCCACTGTGGTGCGCCTCAagaggttgctgctgctgctgctgcttcttcgaGAGCTTTTTTTCGTGGCCCTTCGTGGCTGTGTGCGAGCGAAACCTGTTTTGCCCTGTCGAAACACACTGGCGCGGCGGGTAGATGTGTGTGAGGCAAGAAAATGCAGTCGGCTGGCTCGGTGGGTAGTTGCGAAATACAGCGGAGGCAGCGAGGAAACAAGGCTAACTCGGAAAGGGGGTGTGCAATTGGTGTGTCTGTTTGATTGAAGCAATGCACCAACACACGCTTACCAGCAGTAATATGGGTGTCTGGCCTTTTGGGGTTGGTGATTTcggtgcaaaacaaacaagtatTGTAAATAGGAATTGGCCGTGATGATGAATAGTGTAGCAAAGTTGTCTTACCCCTTCAGTGTGACTTTTCGGAGGAAAAATACCCGTAACAATATTTACTGCAATAGAACAGAAGTATCATAacctcactcactcacacacacacacgcatacctTGTACGCAAGAAACTCGAGGAATTTCAAGGATTCTACACCATCAAATTCACCTGCTTCATCGTGCCGCTGTGTTTGTATTGCGTACAGCGCGTTTACGCTCGCTAGTGTGCGTGCGAGTCGTGTGTAGAGCTTCGCTCGTCCTGCTTCACGGTGCGCCTCGTagtagtgtgtgtgcgcgcacgcGAGTGTGGCACTGGGTACTTTGGTCCTGTCGCTAGCGAGCTAGGGATTGCATACGCTACAGGCGCACCAACCAGCCACAATGTTGTTACTTtgatgtgtgtattttttttctgtgtgttctgTGCCTATTGTGTACGTTGCTGCTGAGTAagaagggtgtgtgtgtgtgtgtgtgtgtgtgtgtgtgtgtgtgtgtgtgtgtgtgtgtgtgtgtgtgtttttgtttgtttgctgggATTGTAGTAAGCATTGAAAAACAAACGTAGtgcacacagtcacacacggCAGACACACACTGCCACCAGTGTCTTTGTGAAGCATTATGTTTGGCAGGCGATTGTATTGTGCTGTGTGTCGTGTGTACTTTTGCTGATTAAAATCCTTTCCCGCTCCATTTGTTTTCCCAAACGCCATCGTTGTGGAGTGGGAAGGGGTGAGGAGTGTGTGAGttggtgggttttttgtttttgtctgtgACTAAGAGGATAAGCATCCATCAAAAACCGCTAGATAAATTAACAGTGCCGGCAGTATATCTCGTTTTGCGTCGGACATTCCAGTGGTTCTTCTTCTGCTCGAAAAGCATGAAGCATGAAGTAATAGTGTGTCCAACactcagaaaaaaaaatggagagtAAACCGTAGCTTTCGGCGAAATTGCGACGCGCAATTCAACCCCTTATTGATTTAATTACTTACAGATATAGTGCAAAGGCAATCATCGTGCAAATACTACAATACCTAGAAGAAACAGTAGTGGTGGTGCAGTGAAAGATCAATCAATTTCtttgtgtgcgaaaagtgtgttgtgtgtgtctaCGCTTCCTTGCAGAAGCTGAAGTGctttgtgtgagtgagtgtgcgcgcgcgtgtgagTGGGGGAGAGGGCACGGCTCTCTAAACACACAATGGTGCCGGCGAAAGGATTTCTGCTTACGCTGCTGGTAGTGCTGGTTGctagcagcagcttcagcagccACCATCAGGTGAAGGGCGAAAAGTACGAGGACGAAGATGATTACTACGATTCAAGAGGTAAGGATAAAGGAAGAAAACTGTTTTGATACCTGTTTACTTTATAATAAAACTGCAGGAAACTATGAGCACGCACATATAGTTTTCTGGGAATTGAACTCACGACGGGTTGGATGGGAAGCTCTCAGTAAGCTT encodes:
- the LOC121592362 gene encoding uncharacterized protein LOC121592362, translating into MVGATTIVPPINETGVCEETICSKLEYYDKLKQKCRDFPGGGFLVIMDHSTKCANGDSGLHTFSRRDFYYVCHPDGVMIGLCPDNTVFSDTEKRCIGETLNQPNTIKVHDELQNCNIIVPDCSGVGLFPIPSNCSFYFKCQEYNYNFHQYVYQCPPGTFFHPDLQKCSSTNKCYEAQEEILHNFSKEYFPECLIYGQFRTAKDCTLYYRCVPNIDGSFYQIRYECPYKMSYNIEKELCVPEHLQCCEYIPHERIIEQYKVQHSIDSTTLVPQPTTVISAINTKITSSIPMYYDTTQPLPLDDALSLVRETSASYATTTTQVVSDEDAVIMNVTPDYDDYVYELDDNDTSQSPYASEEPAEQIYSTPANSGEALTTIEEYSYESSTEPGSYTSDSDTVQMSSDKPRSTSHPGYDFLEWDDDAWDIPNRVRATQTPPTTTLYDEEIINYDGTQSNDDAYSTEGITDSPDHYPASEPYVNPASLAPYDGLESEMLSYSTGVNQQEESSYMTTSPELEEIVSEYYTNQSASTAEQTHDSQTEATDRYTEEAISPMNTEPAIEINCTNDKDGEIVCNGQKLSVNGYLELLGYAFQLTKWQDLSDEPTTALKPNLKFHLTLEYPCNYIFKAQAIDYRTSYSYELTSTAVAEQTTEEMRTLNNE
- the LOC121594884 gene encoding CWF19-like protein 1 homolog: MEQKLKLLVCGDVRGKLKSFFARIENVNKKSGPFDLVLCVGDFFGTNPEVEVLQEYKRNIKTVAAPVYILGPTRKELAQYYADTQDGDICTNLSYLGKRGVYTTSGGLKIAYLSGNAQETGSNEWTYSKADAIAVRDSCLASKANMGDFRGIDILLTSQWPFGMQEKVKESCKLVSWLANAVKPRYHFCGMNDEFYESPPYRNLPDKNTQMELATRFVGLASFGNPEKKKHIYALSITPVEKMRVLELIQKTTDEIPSPYQNLSLLTESGTTNTEEKRDDQYFYDMSTPDDNRRNKRRSNDPNQHQQNNQKRGRPTFDQETCWFCLSAGSIEKHLIISVGDHFYLALAKGPITETHILILSITHIQCAALLSEPQWAELVRFKQALVQFYADRDQKVFFYERNFKTGHLQINAIGIDDNVAWKIQHVLEDKGEEYSVQLEKVPKLTAPSDLPERGPYFVAELPDDTVMLTRQMKGFPLHFGREIICADNLLNCEEKADWRQCNCTKEEEDEMVKNFRESFKPYDFTV